In Paenibacillus hexagrammi, the following are encoded in one genomic region:
- a CDS encoding ABC transporter ATP-binding protein, producing the protein MASDGENNNNNNNNNNNNNNNNNNNNNNNNNNKNNKNNKNKNMNININLNMNMNNNNHNRELDTAKIAIQEPDPATTAKQAPAASKPKKPRAKDAGAAVRRLWHYLKRQRASLVSVLVITVLSSGLALLGPYFIGRAIDVYIIPRDYNGLIGLCLLLLAVYVSSGVMSWLQAYIMAGISQRTVWELRRDLFAHLQKLPIRFFDQTTHGELMSRTTNDVENVATTLSQNLTQVLTSAITIIGSLTMMLTLNVWLTLISLLTVPTVLLTTKQITKRTQRLFKEQQQQLGELNGLIEETISGQKVVKTFRREAASIERLQEINLRLKKAGTTAQNLSGLMGPSMNMINHFSFILLAAIGGWMVLQGWTMVGIVVSFLNYSKQFGRPINDLANQYNMIQAGIAGAERVFEIMDTKTEQDADSGSKQLAEVKGEVVFRDVSFSYSHGLATLSGISFTAKPGETIALVGPTGAGKTTIINLLTRFYDIDQGSITIDGCDIRQLDKENLRSKLGIVLQDVYLFSDTIRENIRFGRLGATDEEVEAAARLANADGFIRKLPKGYDSRLTAEGGNLSQGQRQLLTIARAILANPAILVLDEATSSVDTRTEAAIQEAMARLMQGRTSFVIAHRLSTIREASCILVIHGGEIAERGTHEELLAQRGHYYELYSNQFQQHAG; encoded by the coding sequence ATGGCTAGTGACGGGGAAAACAACAACAACAACAACAACAACAACAACAACAACAACAACAACAACAACAACAACAACAACAACAACAACAACAACAAGAACAACAAGAACAACAAGAACAAGAACATGAACATAAATATAAACTTGAACATGAACATGAACAACAATAACCACAACCGAGAGCTTGATACAGCAAAAATAGCGATACAAGAGCCTGATCCAGCTACAACTGCGAAGCAAGCGCCAGCCGCAAGCAAGCCCAAAAAACCGCGTGCCAAAGATGCTGGAGCAGCCGTCCGCAGGCTATGGCACTACCTGAAAAGGCAGCGCGCCAGCCTAGTGAGCGTGCTGGTCATCACCGTGCTCAGCAGCGGGCTTGCCCTGCTAGGTCCATACTTCATCGGCCGGGCCATCGACGTTTACATCATCCCGCGCGACTACAACGGGCTGATCGGCCTTTGCCTGCTGCTTCTTGCCGTCTATGTAAGCAGCGGAGTCATGTCATGGCTGCAAGCCTATATCATGGCAGGAATTTCCCAACGGACCGTATGGGAGCTGCGCCGCGATTTATTTGCACATTTACAGAAGCTGCCTATCCGATTTTTTGACCAGACTACGCACGGCGAATTAATGAGCCGGACAACGAACGACGTAGAGAACGTAGCTACAACACTCAGTCAAAATCTTACACAGGTCCTGACAAGCGCCATTACCATTATTGGCTCGTTGACCATGATGCTGACCTTGAACGTCTGGCTGACCTTGATCAGCCTGCTGACTGTTCCGACTGTGCTGTTGACGACGAAGCAAATAACGAAGCGGACACAGCGGCTTTTCAAAGAACAGCAGCAGCAATTGGGCGAGCTGAACGGCTTAATTGAAGAGACCATTTCCGGTCAAAAGGTGGTCAAAACGTTCCGGCGCGAGGCCGCCTCCATAGAGCGGCTGCAAGAAATCAACCTTCGGCTCAAGAAGGCCGGCACAACCGCACAGAATTTATCAGGGCTCATGGGGCCGAGCATGAATATGATCAATCATTTCAGCTTCATCCTCCTTGCCGCGATCGGCGGTTGGATGGTGCTGCAGGGCTGGACGATGGTCGGCATCGTCGTCAGCTTCCTGAATTACTCCAAACAGTTTGGCCGCCCGATTAACGATCTGGCCAATCAGTACAACATGATTCAAGCAGGCATTGCAGGTGCCGAGCGGGTCTTCGAGATTATGGATACGAAAACGGAGCAGGACGCGGACAGCGGCAGCAAGCAGCTCGCCGAGGTCAAGGGCGAGGTTGTCTTCCGGGACGTGTCCTTCAGCTACAGCCACGGGCTTGCTACCCTAAGCGGCATCTCCTTTACGGCGAAGCCCGGTGAAACCATAGCGCTTGTAGGGCCTACAGGCGCCGGCAAGACCACGATCATTAACCTGCTCACCCGCTTCTACGACATTGATCAGGGCAGCATTACCATCGACGGCTGCGACATTCGCCAGCTGGACAAAGAAAACCTGCGCAGCAAGCTCGGCATCGTGCTGCAGGACGTATACCTGTTCTCGGATACAATCCGCGAGAACATACGCTTCGGCCGTCTGGGTGCGACGGACGAAGAAGTAGAAGCGGCCGCGCGCCTGGCGAACGCGGACGGCTTCATCCGCAAGCTGCCGAAGGGCTATGACTCCAGGCTGACCGCCGAAGGCGGCAATCTGAGTCAAGGCCAGCGGCAGCTGCTCACGATCGCGCGGGCGATTCTCGCGAATCCCGCGATTCTTGTGCTCGACGAGGCGACCAGCAGCGTCGACACGCGCACGGAAGCGGCCATCCAGGAAGCGATGGCCCGTCTCATGCAGGGGCGAACAAGCTTCGTGATCGCCCACCGCCTTAGCACGATCCGCGAAGCAAGCTGCATCCTGGTCATCCACGGCGGCGAGATCGCCGAGCGAGGGACCCATGAGGAGCTGCTTGCGCAGCGGGGACATTATTATGAGCTGTATTCGAACCAATTCCAACAGCACGCTGGTTAA
- a CDS encoding ABC transporter ATP-binding protein, producing the protein MWRLRSFVKPYLIPALLAPLMMILEVCMDLSQPRLMAIIVNHGVVQGNIQLVWSTGIHMIEVALIGLVGGVGCTIFSSKASQSFGADLRIALYTKVQSFSFRQMDLFQTGSLITRLTGDVVQMLNLLQMLLRQCVRETSLLTGSIIMAVMISPRLSSILAIVIPVQLFILITLMRRTAPLFRTLQGRLDKVNTVLQENTAGMRVIKAFVRSAFEQKRFGKANSDYLETGLKAARIFATNTPLMTLILNASVVAVIWFGAGQAWKGSMAIGDLAAFLIYITQVLFSLVSISNTWMNISRAKVSADRICEVLETEPDLYERLSAEGSARGDEKEAGNITANTSTLQGGLTISHDAQALYNSREDVSILPSGRIDFEQVSFAYDSSPDQTVLENISFTALPGQTIGILGATGAGKSTLVSLLPRLYEVTKGRILIDGTDIREMPVHTLRSKIGIVLQQSILFTGTIGDNIRFGNPGASQTEVEAAALAAEAHEFICRLPEGYEARLGQRGVNLSGGQKQRLSIARTLLLKPSILVLDDSTSAIDLSTERRIQRSLQSLMKTSTCIVIAQRISSVMSADQILVLDQGRIAAQGTHEELLASSRIYQDIYQSQQGKETAAHG; encoded by the coding sequence ATGTGGAGACTGCGTTCTTTTGTTAAACCCTATTTGATTCCCGCTCTCCTTGCTCCCTTGATGATGATCTTAGAGGTCTGTATGGACTTATCCCAGCCTAGACTCATGGCCATAATCGTGAACCATGGAGTCGTTCAAGGAAATATTCAGCTGGTTTGGTCAACCGGCATTCACATGATCGAGGTCGCACTCATCGGCCTTGTGGGCGGCGTAGGCTGCACCATTTTCTCCAGTAAAGCCTCTCAGAGCTTCGGAGCTGACTTGCGTATTGCCTTATATACCAAGGTTCAATCCTTCTCATTCCGCCAAATGGATTTGTTTCAAACCGGCTCGCTCATCACCCGCTTAACGGGAGACGTCGTGCAGATGCTCAATCTGCTGCAAATGCTGCTGCGCCAATGCGTGCGCGAAACTTCTTTATTAACAGGCAGCATCATCATGGCCGTTATGATCAGCCCGCGACTTTCCTCCATATTAGCCATCGTCATTCCGGTTCAACTGTTCATTCTAATCACACTGATGCGCCGAACAGCACCGCTTTTCCGCACGCTGCAAGGTCGGCTGGATAAAGTAAATACCGTTCTGCAGGAGAATACAGCCGGAATGAGAGTCATTAAAGCTTTCGTTCGAAGTGCCTTCGAGCAGAAACGCTTTGGCAAAGCGAACTCGGACTATTTGGAAACAGGACTGAAAGCGGCTCGGATTTTCGCTACCAACACACCGCTTATGACATTGATCCTCAACGCAAGCGTTGTAGCCGTTATTTGGTTCGGCGCAGGGCAGGCCTGGAAGGGCAGTATGGCCATCGGCGATCTGGCTGCTTTTTTGATTTATATCACGCAAGTGCTATTTTCTCTTGTTTCCATTAGCAACACCTGGATGAATATCTCCCGCGCCAAAGTTTCTGCAGACCGCATATGCGAAGTGCTCGAAACCGAGCCGGATCTGTATGAGCGGCTTTCCGCTGAGGGAAGTGCCAGAGGCGACGAAAAAGAGGCAGGAAATATTACTGCGAATACTAGCACCTTACAAGGGGGACTAACCATCTCTCATGATGCTCAGGCCTTGTACAACAGCAGGGAGGATGTCTCCATCCTTCCATCAGGCCGAATTGACTTTGAGCAGGTTTCCTTTGCTTACGATTCGTCACCGGATCAAACTGTTTTGGAAAATATCAGCTTTACCGCGCTGCCGGGGCAAACCATTGGAATATTAGGTGCTACAGGCGCCGGTAAGTCGACACTCGTTAGCCTGCTCCCCCGTTTGTACGAAGTAACGAAGGGACGCATTCTCATAGATGGTACGGATATACGTGAGATGCCTGTGCATACACTCCGAAGCAAAATCGGCATCGTGCTGCAGCAATCCATTCTGTTCACCGGCACCATCGGGGACAATATTCGCTTCGGGAATCCTGGGGCATCCCAAACCGAGGTGGAAGCGGCTGCGCTGGCAGCAGAGGCGCATGAGTTTATCTGCCGTTTGCCCGAGGGCTACGAGGCCCGATTGGGTCAACGCGGGGTTAATCTCTCCGGTGGGCAAAAGCAGCGTCTATCCATCGCCCGCACGCTGCTGCTCAAACCTTCCATTCTGGTGCTGGATGACAGCACTAGCGCTATCGACCTGAGCACGGAGAGACGCATTCAGCGATCTCTCCAGTCGCTTATGAAGACTAGCACCTGCATCGTCATCGCGCAGCGCATCTCCTCTGTCATGAGCGCCGATCAAATTCTCGTGCTGGATCAAGGACGAATCGCTGCACAAGGCACACATGAAGAGCTTCTGGCAAGCAGTCGGATTTACCAAGACATCTACCAATCTCAGCAGGGAAAGGAGACGGCTGCGCATGGCTAG
- a CDS encoding PepSY-associated TM helix domain-containing protein: MKKTRQLHLWIGLICSVFILIQSITGLLLTEKWLLGGGDEMRPPQATTQNMTQQPAMGEESSGTTGAAADPSAAASSGQSAPSMASEQGRPSFQGGEGPGQAGGIIGIVKGLHEGKIGQTDVSWLIDLTAIGMIVLTVTGITLSIKTLRAQRVQQRKRRAAGATA, translated from the coding sequence ATGAAAAAAACAAGGCAGTTACACTTATGGATCGGCTTAATTTGCTCGGTATTTATTCTGATTCAATCCATCACAGGCCTCCTCTTAACAGAGAAATGGCTTCTTGGGGGAGGGGATGAGATGAGACCTCCTCAAGCGACGACACAGAACATGACGCAGCAGCCTGCAATGGGAGAGGAAAGTTCCGGAACTACCGGGGCAGCCGCTGACCCTTCAGCTGCAGCATCAAGCGGACAGAGTGCGCCAAGCATGGCCTCCGAGCAAGGGAGACCTTCCTTCCAAGGGGGAGAGGGACCCGGACAAGCAGGGGGCATCATCGGAATCGTGAAGGGACTCCATGAAGGCAAAATCGGGCAAACGGACGTCTCCTGGCTCATCGATCTGACAGCGATCGGCATGATTGTCCTCACTGTGACGGGCATTACGTTATCGATCAAAACGCTTCGGGCTCAGCGCGTGCAGCAGCGCAAACGCCGGGCAGCGGGGGCTACAGCCTAA
- a CDS encoding TM2 domain-containing protein, giving the protein MSSLLQKQSLTTEQLQLLASEMSKKQKSSGVAWLLWFFTGGIGGHRFYLGKTGTGVAMLLTLGGLGFWTLIDLFLLSGMIRDTNDRIENEVISELRLINQAKANSEVAAARV; this is encoded by the coding sequence ATGTCATCATTGTTGCAGAAACAGAGCTTGACTACAGAGCAGCTTCAACTGCTTGCGTCTGAAATGAGCAAAAAACAGAAATCTAGCGGAGTTGCTTGGTTATTGTGGTTCTTTACTGGAGGAATTGGAGGCCACCGCTTTTATCTAGGTAAGACCGGTACTGGTGTTGCTATGCTGCTGACCCTGGGTGGATTAGGTTTTTGGACCTTGATTGACCTATTTTTGTTATCTGGGATGATCAGAGATACCAACGATAGAATTGAAAATGAAGTCATTTCGGAGCTGCGATTAATCAATCAAGCAAAAGCAAACTCAGAAGTCGCAGCTGCTCGAGTATAA
- a CDS encoding M23 family metallopeptidase: MKPRKNWNWLLMGSAFILAAGVVVGLGGKLRLDFFHVSDKESAAMESPASVPAAPGASNEAVKLPAREAVQFRMTDLNHGWIEYSDGTMVTDDGGATWRNTGQSVPAAAALSPDGQSKQWSVSELIELQNSGGTLPSPKQATIGSTLVPVKQSQFLTKLIGWALPASQPGAHAEADESHHPLLVTIDGGLTWQDVQDQAVQQAFAAETEQLKKLREEAERFPDKETARQVLGSNVSAWRLFPESASRGDVVLVRHNGPGTVKWLGKSYTLEPFGAGYYTYLPITMQTKPGAYPIGDQTLTIKAKEFETQYLKVTEQLESMRQDTQRINADQKKIDAARSKSAETFLFSSDFIQPIEGILTTPYGYTRYVNDKFDSAHMAVDLAADEGTPVKATNDGIVALADNLYLTGNSVYIDHGMGLFSQYAHMSELRVKTGDKVKRGDIIGLVGTTGFSTGPHLHFTFWAHNVQANPNLFFNSNPFHWVKGESASKP, translated from the coding sequence ATGAAACCCCGTAAAAATTGGAATTGGCTGCTGATGGGCAGTGCTTTTATCCTCGCAGCAGGTGTCGTAGTTGGACTTGGAGGGAAGCTGCGGTTGGACTTCTTCCATGTCTCAGATAAGGAATCAGCAGCAATGGAATCTCCTGCATCAGTACCAGCAGCTCCTGGAGCTTCTAACGAGGCAGTCAAGCTTCCGGCTAGGGAGGCGGTGCAATTTCGGATGACGGATCTCAATCACGGTTGGATCGAATATTCGGATGGGACGATGGTGACGGATGATGGCGGCGCAACATGGCGGAATACGGGGCAGAGTGTGCCGGCAGCAGCAGCGCTCTCTCCGGACGGGCAATCAAAGCAGTGGAGCGTGTCAGAGCTGATCGAGCTGCAAAATAGCGGAGGCACGCTGCCGAGCCCGAAGCAAGCGACGATCGGTTCGACCCTAGTTCCCGTGAAGCAGTCACAGTTCCTGACGAAGCTGATCGGATGGGCGCTGCCGGCCAGTCAGCCGGGAGCTCACGCGGAAGCAGATGAATCCCATCATCCGCTTCTTGTTACGATAGACGGCGGGTTAACTTGGCAGGATGTGCAGGATCAAGCTGTGCAGCAAGCTTTTGCCGCGGAGACGGAGCAGCTGAAGAAGCTTAGGGAGGAAGCGGAGCGGTTCCCCGATAAAGAGACAGCTCGTCAGGTGCTGGGATCCAACGTTTCTGCATGGAGGCTATTCCCGGAGAGTGCCTCGCGCGGAGATGTCGTCTTAGTGAGACACAACGGACCGGGCACCGTAAAATGGTTGGGCAAATCCTACACACTGGAGCCCTTCGGAGCAGGCTACTACACGTACCTCCCCATCACAATGCAGACCAAGCCCGGTGCGTACCCCATTGGTGATCAGACCTTAACGATTAAGGCCAAGGAGTTCGAAACCCAGTATCTGAAGGTGACGGAGCAGCTGGAAAGTATGAGGCAGGATACGCAGAGGATCAATGCCGATCAGAAAAAAATCGATGCAGCTCGCAGCAAATCTGCGGAGACCTTTTTGTTCTCATCGGATTTTATCCAGCCGATCGAAGGCATTCTGACAACCCCATACGGCTACACCCGTTATGTGAACGATAAATTTGACAGCGCGCATATGGCGGTTGATCTTGCGGCTGACGAAGGCACGCCTGTGAAGGCAACGAACGACGGGATCGTAGCATTGGCGGATAACCTTTATTTAACCGGCAATTCCGTTTACATCGACCATGGGATGGGGTTATTTTCTCAATATGCGCATATGTCTGAGCTGAGGGTGAAAACCGGAGATAAGGTCAAACGAGGCGATATCATCGGGCTTGTCGGGACGACGGGATTTTCTACCGGACCTCATCTGCACTTTACGTTTTGGGCGCATAATGTACAGGCCAATCCGAACCTCTTTTTCAATTCCAACCCGTTTCATTGGGTAAAAGGGGAATCGGCAAGCAAGCCCTGA
- a CDS encoding cold-shock protein, which yields MYSRKKPMEEVPVENTPIWSCTEDSCKGWIRDNFAFESIPTCPLCSSAMVRSEKLLPVLTNTSTYQKPVKKGASI from the coding sequence ATGTATTCCAGGAAAAAACCAATGGAAGAGGTCCCAGTTGAAAATACTCCGATCTGGTCTTGTACCGAAGATAGCTGTAAAGGCTGGATTCGGGATAACTTTGCATTTGAGTCGATACCGACCTGCCCATTATGCAGTTCTGCGATGGTTCGCAGTGAGAAACTGCTGCCTGTATTAACCAATACCAGCACCTACCAGAAGCCGGTCAAGAAAGGTGCTTCCATATAA
- a CDS encoding potassium channel protein codes for MNTTSRRSGSIDFFTHMLLRLLRMNNKFVFGTAAVLIIVSSIAAYLLEPNNFGSLFNGLWWVMTTVTTTGYGDFTPKTVPGKCLGMFLYVFGIGIISVTISKIADSVFQFRRREEEGKLKYQGEQHFVMVDWSKNTELAIQEVLRSDPDMDIVLIDTMDRTPIVHNRVHYVQGIPTELETLEQANMTKARAVFIFAKETTQDDALLRDTSFVDGKTLLVATTIERNYNHVHTVVEIKDRSNMQNFIHIKVDEFILGSETISQLAVRSAFHPGSSRIISQLLTREYGDNLYEVERRSGWVTYRDAFTALLQEGATLISDGDQLNINRRLDHFIPEDARLFVICDKDTIQRLQLRL; via the coding sequence GTGAATACAACAAGCAGGAGGAGCGGTTCGATTGATTTTTTTACGCATATGCTGCTGCGGCTGCTGCGAATGAACAATAAATTCGTATTCGGAACGGCAGCGGTGCTCATTATCGTCAGCTCGATCGCCGCTTACCTGCTGGAGCCGAATAATTTTGGCAGTCTGTTCAACGGGCTGTGGTGGGTGATGACCACGGTAACCACAACCGGTTACGGCGATTTCACACCAAAGACGGTCCCCGGCAAATGCTTGGGCATGTTCCTCTATGTGTTTGGCATTGGTATCATTTCGGTTACCATCAGCAAAATCGCGGATTCTGTTTTTCAATTTCGCAGAAGAGAGGAGGAGGGCAAGCTGAAGTACCAAGGTGAGCAGCATTTTGTCATGGTCGATTGGAGTAAAAACACGGAGCTGGCGATCCAGGAGGTACTGCGCTCGGACCCCGACATGGACATTGTCCTGATCGATACCATGGACCGGACACCCATCGTGCACAACCGAGTTCACTATGTGCAGGGGATTCCCACAGAGCTTGAAACGCTGGAGCAAGCGAATATGACCAAAGCGCGAGCGGTTTTTATTTTCGCCAAGGAGACCACTCAGGATGATGCCTTGCTCCGGGACACTTCGTTCGTAGACGGAAAAACACTTCTCGTCGCTACCACCATTGAACGAAATTACAATCATGTACATACCGTAGTTGAAATTAAGGACCGCAGTAATATGCAAAATTTTATCCATATCAAAGTCGACGAGTTTATCCTCGGCTCAGAAACCATCTCTCAGCTTGCCGTCCGCTCTGCGTTCCATCCAGGCTCCTCACGCATTATTTCTCAGCTGTTGACCCGGGAATACGGGGATAATCTATATGAGGTGGAGCGCAGAAGCGGTTGGGTTACTTACCGTGATGCCTTCACCGCCCTTCTGCAGGAAGGGGCGACGCTCATTTCCGACGGCGATCAGTTGAACATCAATCGAAGGCTCGACCATTTCATACCTGAAGATGCGCGCCTGTTTGTCATTTGTGACAAAGACACCATCCAGAGATTGCAGCTCCGATTATAG
- a CDS encoding MarR family winged helix-turn-helix transcriptional regulator: MNRHDSLIHLMKHAVKLHRQTVDKQIQPYDVHPGQPPLLLRLSEQDGQSQSELAARIHVTPATLTVMVDRMEKAGIVERRTDPNDQRVSRVYVTDKGRLATEAVKKAILEADEKCFEHFLPEEKLLLRRFLLQIHENLQKPDASN; this comes from the coding sequence ATGAATCGTCACGATTCCCTTATTCACCTCATGAAGCATGCCGTTAAACTGCATCGGCAGACCGTGGATAAACAGATTCAACCCTACGATGTGCATCCCGGCCAGCCGCCACTGCTGCTGCGTTTGTCGGAGCAGGACGGACAGAGCCAGAGCGAGCTGGCTGCGCGCATTCACGTCACTCCCGCAACGCTAACGGTGATGGTGGACCGTATGGAAAAGGCAGGAATTGTTGAACGCCGGACCGACCCGAACGATCAACGCGTATCTCGGGTGTATGTGACCGATAAAGGGCGTCTGGCTACGGAAGCCGTAAAAAAGGCTATCCTTGAAGCGGATGAGAAATGCTTTGAGCACTTTCTGCCGGAAGAGAAGCTGCTGCTGCGCAGATTTCTCCTGCAAATTCACGAGAATTTGCAAAAACCGGACGCTTCAAATTGA
- a CDS encoding TM2 domain-containing protein produces MLKFRKSKEAAWGLWAGLSFFGAHRFYTENYGYASIMLSTSAVPFVVILFIAASDMDGLNMVLLWLSIILLAGSVIWSWIDAFFLNKRIEELNHAQEREIIARIKGYIPK; encoded by the coding sequence ATGCTAAAGTTCCGAAAATCCAAAGAAGCAGCTTGGGGGCTGTGGGCAGGATTGTCCTTCTTCGGCGCACACCGCTTTTATACGGAGAATTACGGCTACGCAAGTATTATGCTTTCCACCAGTGCAGTGCCGTTTGTGGTGATCCTATTTATTGCGGCTTCGGACATGGACGGTTTAAACATGGTTCTGCTATGGCTCTCCATTATTCTTTTGGCAGGCTCTGTCATATGGAGCTGGATTGATGCCTTCTTTCTGAACAAGCGGATTGAAGAATTGAACCACGCTCAGGAAAGAGAGATTATTGCCAGGATTAAGGGATACATACCTAAATAA
- a CDS encoding cold-shock protein, whose translation MQTGTVKWFNAEKGFGFIEVEGGNDVFVHFSAIQGDGFKTLDEGQRVEFNVVQGNRGPQAENVVKL comes from the coding sequence ATGCAAACAGGTACAGTAAAATGGTTTAACGCAGAAAAAGGTTTCGGCTTCATCGAGGTTGAAGGCGGAAATGACGTATTCGTACATTTCAGCGCAATCCAAGGCGACGGCTTCAAAACTTTGGACGAAGGCCAACGCGTTGAGTTCAACGTTGTTCAAGGCAACCGCGGACCACAAGCTGAGAACGTTGTAAAGCTGTAA